The stretch of DNA TTGATACCGCAAAACGTAATCCTCATAGAGATATCATATACAAGCAGGATTATGACTTAATCATTATTGATGAAGCACATAAGCTTAAAAATAATAAAACGAAAAACTATGAGTTTGTTCAAAATTTAAAAAAGAAATTCTGTTTGCTCTTAACTGCTACTCCCATTCAAAACCGCATTAGCGAAATCTTTAATTTAGTTTCTTTATTAAAGCCCGGGCATTTAGGAAATGAGTCAGCTTTTTATCAAAAATACAATAAAGATTCCCGTGACTTGAATGATCATGAACATTTAAAAGAGCTTGTCAATAAAGTTATGATCCGAAACAGAAGAGCTGATACAGGTATTGAATGGACGAAGCGAAAGGTCGAAACCATTCCAATAGAATTCAATATAGAAGAAAGAGACCTTTACGATGCAGTCAGCAGCCTTCGCAGGGAAGGTGATTGGTTAAGCTCTAGCCAATTTTCTGTTATGACACTTCAGCGTGAAGCATGCAGCAGCCGAGAAGCGGTCTATTTCACTCTTAAAAATATGCTAGAAAAACAAGTTGAGCCCTCAAAAGATTTCCAAGACCATATTCAAGCTTTAATCTCTAAGGTGGAAGCTGTTCAGCAAAATTCAAAAGCCGAAAAAGCACTTGAATTAATTCAGCAAATCAATGATAAAGTGATCATTTTTACAGAATATAGGGCAACGCAGATGTATTTGCAATGGTTCCTCAAACAATACGGAATTACATCCGTTCCATTTAGAGGAGGTTTCAAACGAGGGAAAAAGGACTGGATGAGGGAGCTTTTCCAAAAAAACGCCCAAGTCCTTATTGCTACTGAAGCAGGCGGTGAAGGTATTAATCTTCAATTTTGTAATCATATTATCAATTTTGATCTGCCATGGAATCCAATGAGGCTTGAGCAGAGAATCGGTCGTATACATCGCCTCGGACAGGAGAAAGACGTTATGATCTATAATTTTGCCATAAAGGATACTGTTGAAGAGCATATTTTAAAACTTTTATATGAAAAAATTCATCTATTTGAAAAAGTAATTGGCGATTTAGATGATATTCTGACAAAACTGGATTTTGGTAATGTAGAGGATCATCTAGTTGATATTTTTGGCAAATCAGCTTCAGAAGGAGAAATGAGAATCAAAATGGAGAATTTAACAGCGATGATTCAGTTTGCTGAAGAAATACGGGAAGGTGAGAGAAATGCAGCAACAGGAAATTCATAATTTCCTCGAGAAATATTTCTATGCGAACGGATGCGAAATCATTCAAAACGGGCAAGGCTATTTAACTGTACAGCTTACAATTGAACTAGATAAAGAGCTGATGAATAGGCCTTTTTACTGGCATTATTTAGAAAAAACTGGTGGAGTACCTAATCCAATGCAGCTCACATTGATTACAAATCCACATCTTGTTTCTGATCAAATGAAAGGGGAGACCATTCACTTTGGATCCCCTCGCCTCCACCAAATTTTTGAGTCAACGAAAAACTTAGCCGGCTCTATTCGTTTATATGAAAAGCACAATAAACCACCAGGACAGCAGACTCCTTTAAGACCTTGGCTTGGTATGAATATCCGGATCTCATATGAATGCGACAGGAAAAGAGATGTCTTTAAATCAATTGGGTTACAATTAATAAATGGGCAAATGATTGAGGGTTTTCATGATAAACTTCTAAACTTACCTCTGACACCGAAAATTCCTGACTATTCGTTTACACTCTCACCATTAATTATGCCTAAGAGTGGCATATCAAGAGTGGAAAATTTCTTGAGATATAAGCTTGAACATGAGGATCACTCTTGGGCTGAAGATGCAAGAAAACGCTGGCAAAAGGATTTAAAATTGCTGGAACATTTTTACGAAGAAGCTGAGGAAAAAGATGAAAGCTATGAAATTGAAAAAACAGCTTTAAAAGAGCAATACGAGCCAAAGGTTAAAATTTCAATCGTAAACGGTGGTTTGTTTTATTTAACAGATCAAGCTGTTTAAAAACAGCTTGGAAGCACGGCATTCGCCAGTTCCTTTACTAGCCAAAAGAAACCGGTCATTTGACCGGTTTCTTTTGCTGTTCACTTTCCTCTTTTTCTTTTGACATAATAGTACAAAATATAAGGAATCACACCGAACCACCGAAATAAAAATGGCTCTTTCATATCTTTTTTTTCAAGACGATTTCTTTTCCGTTCATTTTTGGGCTGATCAATATATTTAACTACTGTTTGGGTAATGTATTTTACGTAATCATTCGATTTCAATGGCATCACCTGCTCATTTACATATACTTTTTGATCATTTATCTTAGCTTTCAATTCAAGTATGTCCTTTAACAAAAATTAATAATCAGATGATGAAATTTTGCAACTAAATTAATTTCTTTCTACCCATTTAATCATCTTACCTGATTCTTCATCAAAATAACCAAACCCCTTGATATCAGGATATGATCCTATTTTTAAATTGAAGGTTACCATGTACAGAGTTGCAGTAAGTTGAGACGTTTCATAACGAATCGTTCCATCAGTAAACGTAAAGAAGCCTGAGAAAAGTTCTTCATCCCCCTCTATTAATATATTCTCAACCCTTTTCATTGAGCTTAATAAATAGTATTCTTGCTTTAATATCGCCTCTGATTCTTTTAAAAAACGTACTTCCGATAAGTAAGAGTCAATTTGAACGGAGAGCACTAGAGCAGCAAGCAAAATAAAGCAAAATGTAAGTGGATACGTAAAGCCCCTTTCATTCTGCAGCATGTTCTTCCTCCAGATTAATATAAGAGAAAAGAAGCGCAGAATGGGATTGATTATATAAATCCTCTACTGTAAGTTTCATCCCGTCTCGAATAGGGGTAAAGTTGAATGAATCCACTTTCTGAAGTACAATTTCATGCCCTTCATTATTTACTCTCCGTCGCATATTTGTTCCATATTTCTCATAGCTGACATTCTGGCCGTTCTTTCTTAATATTATCTTGTTTTCATATACCTCCAAGCCTTCTGACAACCTTAGCTCTTTTTTTAACTGACTGACAAATACTTGCCATTCCATCCTGCTCACTCTTGCTTCTAGCCCCTTATTATCCAATAAAAATTTCATGCATATGGAAAAAAAAGAAACGATAAGAAGAAAAATAGAAAATGCATATAGCATTTCAAGCATCGTAAACCCTCTACTATTCAAATATTTCGCACTTCTTGTATTCATTTTTAAGAATGTCCTCATATTTCACGCAAACCTCCAATCTACCAGAACGAACAGAGTCTTGATAGACTTCATAAACAGTTTGATTTATTTTAATTATTTCATGAACAGGAACCCTTTGTTCCTTCTTAGCTGTTTGTAAAGTCTCATATAAAAGTTGAGTCCCATCATATTCCTGATGCAATTGAATGGTTCGATTAATGAGTCCCATTATAAGGGGGAAAAAGACCATCGCTATGACTAGCCAAGCGGATAAAGATAAAAGCATCTCAACCAAGAAAAATCCATTATTCCTTCTGCACATAAAACCTTCCCTTTCCAATTAAAAAAGTAAATTTGTACCTTTCCTTATCAATAAAGATCCAGAACGAGCCGAATTTACTAATATTTCCATCAGCCTGAAATTGAAAAAAGAGCTTCATGGATCCTGGCTGAATCTTAATCCTCTCAGGAATTTCCCTTTCGATTAGATATTGGGAGCTTAGCTTTTCATGAATATAATAGGCATCATATTCGATTGGAAAATACACGATTACTTCAGTTTGATGGGAAATAGCATATTGTTGTGCAAACAAAAAGTCTGATTTTAATTGGGAAAAAAATTGTTGTTTTTCAATGGAGCTAAATTGGGGCTTTAACAGAAAGACTGAAAAAGAGGTAATGACGAAAAAAACACTCAATACAAACAAAGATTCTATCAAGGTGAAGCCAGCTTCTCGGCTTCTCATTCAGAAGAAGACTCCTTTTTAACTAGTATTACTTTTCCATCTTCTGCAATCGAGATATTTTCTCCATTTGGACATGAGGTTTCCCCTTCATTAAGATATTTTTCATCTACAAGTGTTTGAATGCTAGCAGGGGGTTTTTTATGCTCAATTTCATATGCTTGTACCTGGGCTTGTACCATTTGCACGAATGCTTCACATCCTTTATTATTTATCGATGAATTATGCTTCGTAATATTTGGAATTGTAATAATTAGTAGAATTGATATAACAAGCAAAACAATTAACATTTCTATTAATGTGAAACCCTTTATATTTTTAAGCAATCTCATTTCTATATTCCCTCCAATAAATGAAACATTGGTAATAGAACTGCTAAATACATCGAAACAATTAAAAAACCAATTACAGTATATAGACAAGGCTGAATTGTTTTTAGCAATTTTTCTGATCTTTCTTCAATTAAATTTAAACAGTGTCTGCTAAAGAATAATAATTCTTGGTCAAGCTTTCCGTTTTTCTGTCCATGTCTAATGATGTTTGGTAGCTCACTGTCAAAAAAAGGATAAATCTTTAATATTTCTTCCAGCTTCTCCCCCTTACGTAAGCTCTGCTTTATTTCTAATCCTAATTCTTGATAAAGCGGCTGCTTATCATTCTTTTCAAATAGACTCAAGGCCTCATGAATGGATACACCCCCAGCTAATAAATAACTGATCTGTACTGAAAAAAATTGAGTATAAAATAATTTTAGGAAGTGGCCAATGATAGGAATAGAAACGAGCAAATTTTTTTGTTTAATCTGGGAATGTTTTTTAAATATCAGCCCATAATACCCGAAGAAAATGAGGAAAAGAGAACCTGTGCCCCCTATTAGAAATGGCATCATTTCACCATACGATGAAACGACCTTCATGAAAAAGTTTGGCTCTAGATTCATTGAAATAAACAAGGAGGAAAATCTCGGCAGTATTACATAGTCAACGAAGATAAACAAAACAACAGTAATAAAGATCAACATTAAAGGATATACAAGTAACTTCTTTAGTTTTTCAAAATCCTTATCCCTTTTAAGCATCATTTCGCTGCCTTCTTGGATAGCACTCGCTAAGCCGCCATGCTGCTCTGCGAAGTATACATAGCCAATTAAATTTTTATTGAAGTTTAATTTTGATAAAATTTGATAAAAAGGATAACCCTCTCTTAAATCTGCGAGACATCCTCTAACCTCCTCTTTTTTATTTTGCGGCAGCTGATACAAGATTGATTCAATTGCTTCTGATAAGGGATAACCTCTTACTAGCAGCTCGCCTGTTCTTTTTAAAAAATGACTTTGCTCTTGCAGATTCCATTTACGCTTTCGCATAATCTAGTACCCACCGCTCATATTCAGATTCCTTGATATACCCAAGAGCAATGCCCTTTTTAATGACATCTTTCAATGTTAAATATTCTACCTTTGATTTTTCACCCTTCGCACCCATCATAGCTGCATTTAACGCTCTCCCTGCAAGAAGCTCAAAAACACTTGCTCTCTTCCATCTACCATAGCTGTAGCAGAAAGGAGAGCACTCCCCCTGGCAAAATGGGCACCTTAACTCGACAAGCCTTTGTGCTGTTACTGCAACAAGCGTTTGTTCAATCTCGAGCCAGTTAACTCCGAATTCATTTAATCTGTAGATAGCCCCCTTTGCATCCCTAGTATGCATTGTACTTAATACAAGATGTCCCGTTAATGCTGCCCGAACTGCGATTTTTGCCGTTTCGGCATCTCTTATTTCACCCACCATAATGATATCCGGATCATGTCTAAGAATGGCCTTTAGCCCAGCAGCATAGGAGACACCTGCTTTTTCATTCACTTGTACTTGAAGAACCAAATCATTATCTTTTTCTATTGGATCTTCTAGCGTTATTATATTGCGATTGAACATATGGGAGGTTTCGTTTAAAAGGGAGTACAATGTTGTAGTCTTTCCTGAGCCGGTCGGACCAGTGAATATAATTAATCCGTGAGCATGCTTCAATAAAGCGAGCATTTTTCGTGTCATAGCTGGGAATAAAGAGATTTGGAAAAAAGGAATTTGTTCCTGCTGAGGGAGGATTCTGATTACGAGACTTTCATTATGACTGGAAGGAAGGGTGGATAATCGAAGGCCAATCATTTGCCCATCTACTGAATAGGAGTATGCCCCACTTTGCGGCCGTCTTTTTTCACCAATGTCCATGGAAGCTGTAAATTTAAAATGGGAAATGAGTCTGTCACATTCTTCTTTCGGTAAATACAGTCTTGGAATTAATTTGTTAGCGAGGCGCAACTGGATGAGTGTGTCTTTCCTTCGGGGAACAATATGAATGTCTGAGGCTTGATTTCTTACTGCATCTTTAATAATTCTTTCAGCGAGCTTTTCTATTATGTTCAATTGAACATGACACCACCTTTTTTGTATATTCGACCTTATTATATATTTTCCATAATTTTTTGACAAATATTTCGCATTAAAAAAATAAATTTTTATAAAATAATATAAAGCCTTTCCTTGTTTAGAGAAGACCTTTATCTCATTGAATATTTCTGAGTACCTGAGGGAATATTTGTGAACATTTTATAAACTTATAGTGAATACAGTGTTAACTCTTGGGACCTGTATTATAATAGAATCAATATCGGTCTGAGGTGAGTCAAGGTGGAACAAACTTTAAAAATTACAAATGTGTTATCTGATCCAACACGCTACTATATTTATCAATACATAACAAAAAGACATAATGAAGTAACTGTTCAGGAAATTGCGGACAATTTTAATATTCATCCTAACGTTGCAAGACTTCATTTATCAAAGTTAGAAGATGTCAATATGCTTGTCTCTGAAACACAAAAAACGGGAAAAGGAGGCCGGCCAAGCAGACTTTATCGCTTATCGGATGATGTCATTCAGCTTCATTTCCCGTATCGAGACTACCAGCTTTTATCAAAAATTGCGATGCAAACACTGCTATCCCTTGGAGAGCAAGCTAAGAGTGCGTTATATGAAACGGGAAAAAAATTTGGTCTTGAATTGATTGATCAGGAAAAGAACCGCTCCTCACAATTTAATGAATCACTTTCCTTTGATCAAAAATTGAATATCATTAAAAATGCAGCTACTATGTCAGGCTTTCATCCTGAGTTTGAAGCAAATGATGAAAAAACAAAGATCTACTTCCAAATATTTAATTGCCCATTCAAAGAAGTAGCTGCAGATCATGAAGAATCAGTATGTAATATGCATTTTGAATTTCTAAAAGGTATGTTTGAAGCCTTATTCGATGAAATTGAGTTAATTGAAAAGGAAAACATGCTAAATGGCTGTGAATCATGCTCCTATCATGCATTCGTCACAAACTAGCAACAAAGAGTTATTTACTTTTAAGCTGGAAATAACTTATAATATGTAATGATGTACTTATAATATGTAATGTTGTATTTTTTTGGGATAAAAGGAGGGATACATATGGATCGTATGTACAGAGTATTAGGCTTCTGGACGGGGATTTTTGCTGTCATGTTCTTTGTAGGCGACATGTATACAACATCTTTAATCTTCTTCGGCCAAACAGGATTTTTCCTACTTTTAAGTTACTTAAAGCTTTCAGAACGTATGTATATGTATGTTTTTGGAGCATATTTAACAGTGTTCTTTATTGGCTTTACATACTGGAGTACATTTATGATGACTCCAGGCGTAAGCGGCCACTAAGAAGTGAATACGTACATAATAAAAAAGCGATGAATCATCGCTTTTTTATTTTTTCCGAATTTCTTTTTCTTGCAGGATAATATGAAAGGATGAGCTAATTCCAGAAGGCATAATGAGACTGCGAATCGCCCTATTTCTCTTACTCACTTCAGAGAATGGATTCGGATCATAATGATCCTGTAAATCCTCTAAAATTCCTGATGTAATTAAAAATTCATCCTGTCTCCATTTGTTTATAAATTGAAGTCCATTCTTGCTTCCTAGATTAATAAATGCATCAAAATGAACATGACTCGTTATATCCATTTCTCCAGGATATAGAAGGATATTATTAATTTGCTGATGTTGATAATAGCCTCTTAAACTGCCTTCCCTTCGCCATAGTTTCTTCCATTCCTCATTCGTATAGCCATAATCAACTGTAAGAACCATTCCATTCGCAAGCACATTGGCAATGCTACAAATCATATCCTCCATTTGTAAAGGAATCTCGATTCTTTGACCATCTTTTATGTTCAATCCACTTTCCTTTAAAAAGGTTAATATTTGCTCGTTTTCCAGTGGAACTACACTCTCTGCAAGCTGATCATTTTCCACAGTGACCATTATTTCCATTAATTGTCCATTTTGTTTTTCGATGACATGTACAGGAAAAGCATCAAATAGTTCATTCGAAAAAATCAGTCCTTCAAAAGGAGAAATTTCCATTAAGCTATCTATTTGTTTTACTCTTTCTGAAAAAATGATTTCATCCTGCTGAAGCTTTCGATGATGTGGACTTGCCTCTAAAATAAAATAATGTATTGGTTCAGTCGATATTTTATTCCATTCATCAATAAATGCATTGGCAAAACGCCCTGTTCCTGCACCAATTTCACATATAGAGGCTTTGAGCTTATTTGCTTTTACTTGCTTATAAAACCATTTTGCTATTGATCTCCCATAAATATCTGATACATTACTTGACGTTATAAAATCTCCATCGCGTCCAATTTTACACTTGTCCCGCATATAATAACCATATTGAGGATGATAAAGGGCAAGCTGAATATATTCTGCATATGTAATTCTTTGTAATGGGCTATTCAGGATCCATTCTTTAAAAAAATTAATCATATTTGCTCCTTTTCACGTTTTCACCATTGACATAGTGATAACTTTATTATATTTTTATTGTAGTAGCTTAACTATATCCCCTCCCATTATATGAATAGAACATCCCCCAGAAAAGCCCTTCTCTTTTGAGAAGGGCTTTTCTATTTAAAAACCATTAAGAAATGGATTAGAATCCATCTCCTGTCCGATCGTTGTAGCTGGTCCGTGTCCAGAAAGAACGATCGTTTCTTCTGGCAGAATTAATAATTTATCATGGATACTTTTTATAAGTTGATTATGGTTTCCGAAAGGAAGGTCTGTACGCCCGATACTTCCATTGAAAAGCGCATCACCGGCAATGACTAAGCCCGAATCTTGGAAATAAAATGATAAACTTCCTGGAGAATGTCCAGGAGTTTCTAAGATTTGAAAAGTGAAATCTCCAATTGTCATTTCTTGTTCTTCAGTAATGAAATAATCCGCTGGCTTCCCACTCACATTCTTTATCATCTCATAACGCAAGGAGCCATTCAATGCAGGATCAAGCAACCAATCAGCTTCCTTTTTGTGAATATAGACTGGAATGCCGAATTCTTCTCGAATATCCTCGACCACTCCGATATGGTCAAAGTGGGCGTGTGTTAAAATTATTGCATGTGGCTTCAATTGATTATGACGAATATAATCGCTAAGCTTTTCACTTTCTTCACCTGGGTCAAATATTAAACATGAATTGTCTTCCTTTGACAATACATAACAATTTGTTTGTAATGGTCCTAATGGTATCTGATTCCATTTCATGTGAATACCTCCATTCGATCGATTGATTAGATTTATTTTACACTAAAGTTAATAATAATTTAAAGAAAACTCTCTCAAGGAGAAAAATATGAAAATAATCTTTGCAGTTGAAGCAAACAATATCATTGAAGAAGTTCCTGAATTTATGGAACTCCTTGTAAAAGAAACAAAAGTATTTGATTTTCATGATTTAATCTTTATGTTTGAAACATATGAAGAGGCGCGTCATGCAGAAGAATTACTGCTTGAGGCTGACCTATTTGAAAATCATTTCGAACTTCTTCTCGTAGATAATGGAGAAAAAGGAGAAACTTTTTCTGACTTTGGATTTGATACTCCCAACCAAACTTATCTGCTAAAGGAACTGCTTTGCTCGTTTTTCATTATTGGTGGGGATGAGGATTCCATTCGCATGGCAGTATTACAGCTCGATGAACATCTCCTATATAAATCTGTTCATGAAAAGGAAACAGTATATTTTGTGGAATCTCACTTAATTGAATTAGTAAAAGGGATTGCCGATGCTTACGACATAAAAGTGTCATTTTTTGAACTCGACAAACAAGTGAAAAAAATATAGAATATAATACGAGTGTATAAGTAAGTTTACATACAGTTTTTTATTTTTAATTAAAAAGGCATATGCCTGCTGATTATTATTTAAAAGGGGGCAATAAATAATGGGACTAGTTATTATCTTCGCATTAGTTGCAGTTCTCGCTGGAATTGGTGCTTGGAGTGCGCTTAAGAACAAGAATATCCTAGGCTTTGTATTCGGAGCCGGTTCATTTGTTGTTTTCGGCGGTTTTGCTTTATTGACACTTATTAACAGTGGATACCCTGCAGTACACTAAGAAATGCTTAAACGCCTTCGGAATGTTCCGAAGGCGTTTCCCTTTGTACCAACCCCGTCATGAATAAGACAAGCTTAATTCTCTAGACTGCAAAAGCCATACTTATCTTGTAATTAAAAGAAGGACTGTCCAAACTATGGTGGACAGTCCTTTTTTCTAGGCTAATAGGAAAGTTTAAGTTTTTTAACGTACTAAAGTAAAGTGTGTTTTCAATTAAATTAACTTCTAATAAGATCGCATAAGAAAAACTAAGGCATTTGCCAAAAAGGACTTGGCGAACGCAAGTTTTTCTAATTATCATTTAATTGACTTACAACTCTTTCGACCTTTTCTTCCATCTTTCTTTTTACATCCCTGCGGTCATCAATACGGATATTTGTCGCTACCCTCATTAACCCATTTTCAAATGGGACCTCATGCATTGCCTGAATGACTTCGAATAATACCGGCAGCTCTCCTTCGATAATCGTATTCATTGGTGTTAGCTGATATCTGATATGCCCTTTTTCTTCATACCCTTTTAATACACGTTGAATATCTGCTACATAGCTGCTGACACTCGGTGTACTTGTTCCTATTGGTATTACAGTTACATCAACAATTGCCATGCTAAATCATCCTTTATCTGTTTTTAGAAATCCTTTATAAGTGGTATTACTTTTTTTGATTGTATGTCAATCAGCTTTTCAAAATTAAAGCCATACAAACAATACTTCCCATCTGGTGAACAGCTTAGCGGTTCATTTTTTAAATCTTCCATGATCACTTCTTTCTCACCTTTTACCGCATCAAACGACCACAGCTGAAATCCATCGCGATAAGAATCAGCTTCTGCACTGAAAAGTGGCTGAAAGGTAAGAAAATGATTCTCTGCATCAAAATCAAAATAAGGAACAAGCCAATCAGAGTAGCGCGTCAAATGCGGAACTGTAAAGGACGACAGCTCTTGAAAATCATTAGAGTGAAAGGTGTAAACAGCCTCATCTGATGCATTTGAGTTTACAGTAATCGTCATAATTAAATCTTTAACGGTTTTAACATAAAATACATCATTAAGGAGTATTTTTTCATTTTGCACGTTTATGCCCTTTTTTACAAGTGGGGCAAAGAGAGAAATATCTTTTTGATCCCAATTTAAATAAATGATTTCATCCTTGTCTACCCAATTAACAAATGGCTCCTTATTATGGATCTCGTCTAGCTTCTTCTCTTTAATATTCATTTGAAACATCGAAAAATCCCAATTCTCCGAAAATGAAGAGATAAGTATCAAGTTTTCATCATAAGGATTCCACTCGAAAGTTAACTCATATGCACTGATGTGCTCAGACATTAACTGCTCGCCTTTTGGATCAATAATCGAAATAATTCCTTCATATGTACTTGGAGCGGAATGGATTAGAATGTATTGACCTGATGGACTCGGGACTACTGAAGATATTGGTACCTCACTCTCAAAGATTAATGAACTCTCGCCTGTAAATACATTATAAGTATATACATTTGAGCCTAGCCCTACATTTGTCATGTAAATTATGGTTTCATTATTTAACCAGCCATTTACTGTATTAAATTGCCCATTTTCAATTGGTATAGGGGTCATGGTTTCATTAGAAACAAATGAGTGAGGAATGGCTTCTTTACCTAGTGAAATATTATGCTTCTTTACAGGCTGCACCCCAACTTCTTTTTCATTTTGGCATCCAAATAAGATAAAAAGGGGAATTGTACATAAAAAAAGAAACATACAGATACTGCTATTTTTCCTTTGCTCCAATTCCTCACCCCTTTTCTCTATCCTATACTTATTACGAAAGAAAATAAAAATTGTTTCATTTTTAACAAAGAAAAAGCCGGAATAACGGCTTTTTCTTAATCCAAAACTTATTCTACATGTATAATGCCGCTAGGTAAATACCGAGAACCTCTTCAAAAATTTCATCAAATTGTGATAACGGTAAAGGATTAATTCCTTTTCCCATTTCTATTGTAAAACCCGGCTTACGAAATTCCTTAATAAACCAATCTTTAAACCCGGCAAAGCTATAAATATATTGTACTGATTTATAACCACTTACTCTAGAAAATTCTTCAGCAAGAGCTCTTGATTCAGGAGGCTCTAAACCCTCATACCCCCAGTAAATCTCTTCACCTTGAGTATGAAAAGCAAGTACTCGATTAAATTGGCGATTTTTTGCCAAATCCGCCATTGCAATTGCCTCAGGTTCAGTCAATGGGGCTGTCCCTGGGTAGTCTCTTGGTGCTGGAGACTTTTCAGGTGATCTCTCCTTCTCGATCTCCCATTTTGCCGGAAATTGATCGTTTAAATCAACACCCCTTATGTTTGCTTTCCAACCTGAGAAATCTGTACTTCCACGATTAATATTTATTACTTGCTCTCTAACTTCTGGAGAGGGCCCGTTAAGAACTAAATCGACTCCATCGGGATTAACCATCGGCACTATTGAAATATTTACCGATTGATATAAGGGCATGGTTTGAAGTCCTCTTATCGGTTTGATATTTGTTAGGGATAAGAGAAAATAATTTAATAACGCCATTAAAACACTCGAGGTAATCCATTCATTTGCATG from Cytobacillus dafuensis encodes:
- a CDS encoding DEAD/DEAH box helicase; protein product: MTVRIEFDSSWQEEFLTRIENDGPWGNWELYKLAVEVETHTTIPDFEGLQAPKHLSGLTPLPHQLEVAKQVVESMNGKAILADEVGLGKTIEAGLILKEYMIRGLVKKVLILVPASLVTQWAIELNTKFFIPAVTQRKSYVWEQCDVVVSSIDTAKRNPHRDIIYKQDYDLIIIDEAHKLKNNKTKNYEFVQNLKKKFCLLLTATPIQNRISEIFNLVSLLKPGHLGNESAFYQKYNKDSRDLNDHEHLKELVNKVMIRNRRADTGIEWTKRKVETIPIEFNIEERDLYDAVSSLRREGDWLSSSQFSVMTLQREACSSREAVYFTLKNMLEKQVEPSKDFQDHIQALISKVEAVQQNSKAEKALELIQQINDKVIIFTEYRATQMYLQWFLKQYGITSVPFRGGFKRGKKDWMRELFQKNAQVLIATEAGGEGINLQFCNHIINFDLPWNPMRLEQRIGRIHRLGQEKDVMIYNFAIKDTVEEHILKLLYEKIHLFEKVIGDLDDILTKLDFGNVEDHLVDIFGKSASEGEMRIKMENLTAMIQFAEEIREGERNAATGNS
- a CDS encoding YqhG family protein, whose protein sequence is MQQQEIHNFLEKYFYANGCEIIQNGQGYLTVQLTIELDKELMNRPFYWHYLEKTGGVPNPMQLTLITNPHLVSDQMKGETIHFGSPRLHQIFESTKNLAGSIRLYEKHNKPPGQQTPLRPWLGMNIRISYECDRKRDVFKSIGLQLINGQMIEGFHDKLLNLPLTPKIPDYSFTLSPLIMPKSGISRVENFLRYKLEHEDHSWAEDARKRWQKDLKLLEHFYEEAEEKDESYEIEKTALKEQYEPKVKISIVNGGLFYLTDQAV
- a CDS encoding YqzE family protein, producing the protein MKSNDYVKYITQTVVKYIDQPKNERKRNRLEKKDMKEPFLFRWFGVIPYILYYYVKRKRGK
- the comGG gene encoding competence type IV pilus minor pilin ComGG, which codes for MLQNERGFTYPLTFCFILLAALVLSVQIDSYLSEVRFLKESEAILKQEYYLLSSMKRVENILIEGDEELFSGFFTFTDGTIRYETSQLTATLYMVTFNLKIGSYPDIKGFGYFDEESGKMIKWVERN
- the comGF gene encoding competence type IV pilus minor pilin ComGF, producing MNTRSAKYLNSRGFTMLEMLYAFSIFLLIVSFFSICMKFLLDNKGLEARVSRMEWQVFVSQLKKELRLSEGLEVYENKIILRKNGQNVSYEKYGTNMRRRVNNEGHEIVLQKVDSFNFTPIRDGMKLTVEDLYNQSHSALLFSYINLEEEHAAE
- a CDS encoding type II secretion system protein, whose product is MCRRNNGFFLVEMLLSLSAWLVIAMVFFPLIMGLINRTIQLHQEYDGTQLLYETLQTAKKEQRVPVHEIIKINQTVYEVYQDSVRSGRLEVCVKYEDILKNEYKKCEIFE
- the comGD gene encoding competence type IV pilus minor pilin ComGD codes for the protein MRSREAGFTLIESLFVLSVFFVITSFSVFLLKPQFSSIEKQQFFSQLKSDFLFAQQYAISHQTEVIVYFPIEYDAYYIHEKLSSQYLIEREIPERIKIQPGSMKLFFQFQADGNISKFGSFWIFIDKERYKFTFLIGKGRFYVQKE
- the comGC gene encoding competence type IV pilus major pilin ComGC, encoding MRLLKNIKGFTLIEMLIVLLVISILLIITIPNITKHNSSINNKGCEAFVQMVQAQVQAYEIEHKKPPASIQTLVDEKYLNEGETSCPNGENISIAEDGKVILVKKESSSE
- the comGB gene encoding competence type IV pilus assembly protein ComGB; protein product: MRKRKWNLQEQSHFLKRTGELLVRGYPLSEAIESILYQLPQNKKEEVRGCLADLREGYPFYQILSKLNFNKNLIGYVYFAEQHGGLASAIQEGSEMMLKRDKDFEKLKKLLVYPLMLIFITVVLFIFVDYVILPRFSSLFISMNLEPNFFMKVVSSYGEMMPFLIGGTGSLFLIFFGYYGLIFKKHSQIKQKNLLVSIPIIGHFLKLFYTQFFSVQISYLLAGGVSIHEALSLFEKNDKQPLYQELGLEIKQSLRKGEKLEEILKIYPFFDSELPNIIRHGQKNGKLDQELLFFSRHCLNLIEERSEKLLKTIQPCLYTVIGFLIVSMYLAVLLPMFHLLEGI
- the comGA gene encoding competence type IV pilus ATPase ComGA — encoded protein: MNIIEKLAERIIKDAVRNQASDIHIVPRRKDTLIQLRLANKLIPRLYLPKEECDRLISHFKFTASMDIGEKRRPQSGAYSYSVDGQMIGLRLSTLPSSHNESLVIRILPQQEQIPFFQISLFPAMTRKMLALLKHAHGLIIFTGPTGSGKTTTLYSLLNETSHMFNRNIITLEDPIEKDNDLVLQVQVNEKAGVSYAAGLKAILRHDPDIIMVGEIRDAETAKIAVRAALTGHLVLSTMHTRDAKGAIYRLNEFGVNWLEIEQTLVAVTAQRLVELRCPFCQGECSPFCYSYGRWKRASVFELLAGRALNAAMMGAKGEKSKVEYLTLKDVIKKGIALGYIKESEYERWVLDYAKA